A genomic region of Deinococcus humi contains the following coding sequences:
- a CDS encoding DUF2726 domain-containing protein has translation MLLLLIVLVVALLAAVLIIIKRAPAQNGQVQAHNDQGAAPGGRSTSAVPDHLDVVVKGFFFSRSEGHFFHMLEQALPPGYRVFPNVRLNDLFLITAPPQQRQATYARLRDKHVDFLIVSLPDHRPVAAIELDGKSHDNSKQQYRDAVKDTAFRSAGLPLLRLRTEETHTPGSLTALLRQHLQPAERRTVA, from the coding sequence ATGCTCCTGCTGCTGATCGTTCTTGTCGTCGCGCTCCTCGCTGCCGTCCTAATCATCATAAAGCGCGCTCCAGCCCAGAACGGTCAGGTTCAAGCTCACAACGATCAAGGCGCTGCCCCGGGAGGCCGTTCCACTTCGGCGGTCCCCGACCACCTGGACGTGGTCGTCAAAGGTTTCTTCTTCAGTCGCAGCGAAGGCCACTTCTTCCACATGCTGGAGCAGGCCCTCCCGCCCGGCTACCGCGTGTTCCCGAATGTGCGGCTGAACGACCTGTTCCTGATCACCGCCCCGCCTCAGCAACGACAGGCAACGTATGCCCGGCTGCGCGACAAGCACGTTGATTTCCTGATTGTTTCCCTGCCAGATCACCGCCCCGTGGCCGCGATTGAACTGGACGGCAAGAGCCATGACAACAGCAAGCAGCAGTACCGCGATGCGGTTAAGGACACCGCGTTCAGAAGCGCTGGGCTGCCGTTGCTACGCCTGCGGACTGAGGAGACGCACACGCCGGGCTCCCTGACAGCGCTCTTGAGGCAACACCTGCAGCCCGCGGAACGGCGGACGGTGGCTTAA